In Ascaphus truei isolate aAscTru1 chromosome 5, aAscTru1.hap1, whole genome shotgun sequence, one genomic interval encodes:
- the LOC142494639 gene encoding uncharacterized protein LOC142494639 — MTVAGGGKQIPSATVRRPTTVAAGRMSAADASFSAAASEASDYVDEDMYFCSTDAQHAHNTHMDVDNSNTEAQHDGRKRNRKFSDEENRVLVTAIVENYDRLFGHLCMRTPSSVKRDLWKNIRESVSGCGIQVRSHDNCRKRFDDIKRKLKVKLQTINAHAAGTGGGPPALHLELTPLEEQLSSKLPSIQVEGLEGDFDIGVYDKEMQEDVTEIEEAGTPAYSMHTELVSPDNSVADFEDVQSEGSRTLRNVSQDSCDGDIQLARPTTSASVPSYSEHQQQLLSLQEAEERMLKSNEDRHRQLLCVHEKMVTQMKGVQKLIHSTVEELRKHNTYMEAIVHCLLKQNDLHSSTVVTSFLPSTYVGTLEAHDVYQQNNEPVIETEAEMPPQQAATCMSSDKIVTAGQNKSVPLAVLSAVTLVETISKETPLTSQMAESATPSSSVSCVHEQLCSSTPLCTQSEGDKTKSSECIGSLPAKLGKKKFIKKKKIICYVPRTCTRSQKKD, encoded by the exons ATGACTGTGGCTGGTGGTGGCAAGCAAATACCTTCTGCCACTGTTCGTCGCCCGACAACTGTGGCTGCAGGGCGAATGTCAGCAGCTGATGCAAGTTTTAGTGCTGCTGCAAGTGAGGCCTCAGATTATGTCGACGAGGACATGTATTTCTGCTCCACCGATgcacaacacgcacacaatacacACATGGATGTTGATAATAGTAACACAGAAGCACAACATGATGGgagaaaaagaaatagaaaatttAGTGATGAAGAGAATCGGGTGCTAGTCACTGCAATTGTAGAAAACTATGACCGGCTGTTTGGCCATCTATGTA TGAGAACTCCCTCTTCCGTCAAAAGAGATTTGTGGAAGAACATCCGAGAATCCGTGTCAGGTTGTGGGATTCAAGTCAGATCTCACGATAATTGTCGCAAACGTTTTGACGACATTAAACGAAAATTAAAGGTCAAATTGCAAACAATTAATGCGCATGCCGCAGGAACAGGGGGAGGCCCCCCTGCTTTACATTTAGAACTAACGCCACTGGAGGAGCAGCTAAGTTCAAAGTTGCCTAGTATTCAAGTGGAAGGATTGGAGGGGGATTTTGATATAGGCGTTTACGACAAAGAAATGCAGGAAG ATGTGACAGAAATTGAAGAAGCAGGAACACCAGCATACAGCATGCACACAGAATTGGTGTCCCCCGATAATTCAGTTGCTGATTTTGAAG ACGTACAAAGTGAAGGGAGCAGGACACTCAGAAATGTGTCTCAGGACTCATGTGATGGTGACATACAATTAGCAAGGCCTACAACGTCAGCAAGTGTCCCGAGTTACAGTGAGCACCAGCAGCAACTTCTGTCGTTGCAAGAAGCAGAGGAACGTATGCTGAAAAGCAATGAAGACAGACATAGGCAACTGCTGTGTGTGCATGAAAAAATGGTGACACAAATGAAAGGGGTACAAAAATTAATACATAGTACAGTAGAAGAACTACGCAAACATAACACATACATGGAGGCTATTGTACACTGCTTACTAAAACAAAATGACCTCCACAGTTCAACAGTTGTAACATCCTTTTTACCATCAACATATGTAGGAACTTTGGAGGCTCATGATGTGTATCAACAGAACAATGAGCCAGTAATAGAAACAGAAGCAGAAATGCCACCACAGCAGGCTGCAACATGTATGTCATCAGATAAAATTGTGACAGCAGGCCAAAATAAATCTGTCCCCTTAGCAGTGCTCAGTGCCGTAACTTTGGTAGAAACCATATCAAAAGAAACACCTTTAACATCACAAATGGCAGAGAGCGCAACGCCATCATCTTCAGTGTCATGCGTACATGAGCAATTATGTTCCAGCACACCGTTATGTACTCAAAGTGAAGGAGACAAAACAAAGAGCAGTGAGTGCATAGGCAGTCTCCCTGCAAAGCTAGGAAAAaagaaatttattaaaaaaaaaaaaataatttgttaTGTACCACGGACATGTACACGCTCACAGAAAAAGGATTAA